A portion of the Candidatus Pristimantibacillus lignocellulolyticus genome contains these proteins:
- the spoIIE gene encoding stage II sporulation protein E has translation MKKSNEMFVGLNAGQARIGERLKQVKWIQASYDAVSIRKWNILLIGIAFLLGRAVILDSLMSFAVAYFAVIYFIRKDLAFMTGITTVVGSLFALTPAPLWIALEILVVYLLFRGLQAYERVAISKVPLVVFIGVLLVQLFHTFIGNALDWYNLTMVLVEAGLAFILTLVFIHAIPVITFSRKTVKLKHEEIICVMILLACVMTGTVGWVVQGISIEHVLSRYMLLIFAIVGGAPLGATVGVIAGLIISLANFSAVLQIGVLAFAGVLAGLLREGGKLGSAFGLLLGTSILTVYVGGQGEIFTSVWESSFATILLLLTPKGITNAISRYIPGSLENNKSHYEYAKHIRNETAARVFHFSDMFKQLSNSFYPNYSNGQAASQEAKVVQFIDAVSMESCTNCHRQKSCWGDKVFQTKKMMNEMMTSLEARQGGLQKDVPRAWQTHCNRTDVVLTAMKHQYELHNLNYKWQRQIHELKGLVGDQLLGVSQVMEDLSHEIKREGQTLHVQEEQIKEALEGLGLSIQSIDIISLELGNVEIEVQHSFDGGFEECRKIIAPLLSDILGENITVRSESSLSQHNELKRAMFASAKQYEVEIGVAGVAKGGDLLSGDSFSIVELDSGKFAVAISDGMGNGERARQESSAALSILQQLLQSGMNEQLAVKSVNTILLLRSPEEIYATVDLAIIDLYSANTTFLKIGSTPSFIKRGHEVIPICANNLPVGIIQDIDVDFIHMPLLPGDVLIMMSDGIYDAPGYAVNKDLWMKRVISELKSNDPQEIADSLLETVVRFHDGAIVDDMTVLVTRVDRYVPEWATFKWPGVAKIERAQVVS, from the coding sequence ATGAAGAAGAGCAATGAAATGTTCGTAGGGTTGAATGCAGGACAAGCTCGTATAGGTGAAAGATTGAAGCAAGTGAAGTGGATACAAGCTAGTTATGATGCAGTATCCATCAGAAAGTGGAATATTTTACTAATAGGGATCGCGTTTTTATTAGGCAGAGCAGTCATCCTAGATTCACTGATGTCATTTGCAGTAGCTTATTTTGCTGTCATCTATTTCATTCGTAAAGATTTAGCATTTATGACAGGCATTACGACCGTAGTAGGCAGTTTATTTGCTCTTACACCAGCGCCATTGTGGATTGCATTAGAAATTCTCGTAGTCTATTTGTTATTTCGCGGGTTGCAAGCTTATGAGCGAGTTGCTATTTCCAAGGTACCGCTTGTTGTTTTCATTGGTGTATTGTTAGTGCAACTATTCCATACATTTATCGGAAATGCTTTAGATTGGTACAATTTGACGATGGTGTTAGTAGAAGCAGGACTGGCATTTATTCTAACACTTGTGTTCATTCATGCTATACCCGTTATTACCTTCTCACGTAAAACGGTAAAGTTGAAGCATGAGGAGATTATATGTGTCATGATCCTATTAGCTTGTGTTATGACCGGCACAGTTGGTTGGGTTGTGCAAGGAATTTCAATTGAGCATGTGTTGTCTCGTTATATGCTACTGATCTTCGCAATCGTTGGCGGTGCACCTCTTGGGGCAACGGTAGGTGTAATAGCGGGTTTAATTATTAGTCTAGCTAATTTTAGCGCAGTATTACAAATAGGAGTGCTTGCATTCGCAGGCGTTCTCGCTGGTTTATTACGAGAAGGTGGAAAGTTAGGATCAGCATTCGGTCTATTACTAGGTACATCGATTTTGACCGTATATGTCGGCGGACAAGGGGAAATATTCACATCTGTATGGGAATCTTCATTTGCGACTATTTTACTACTGTTAACACCGAAAGGGATCACGAATGCGATATCACGATACATACCTGGTTCACTAGAAAATAATAAATCTCATTATGAGTATGCGAAACATATTCGTAATGAAACGGCAGCTCGGGTATTTCATTTTTCTGATATGTTTAAGCAATTATCGAATAGCTTCTATCCTAATTACAGTAATGGACAAGCTGCGAGTCAAGAAGCGAAAGTCGTTCAATTTATAGATGCTGTATCAATGGAAAGTTGCACCAACTGTCATAGACAAAAATCATGTTGGGGGGACAAGGTATTTCAAACAAAAAAGATGATGAATGAAATGATGACAAGTTTAGAAGCAAGACAAGGTGGATTACAAAAAGATGTACCTCGTGCATGGCAAACGCATTGCAATCGCACAGATGTCGTGCTTACTGCTATGAAGCATCAGTATGAACTACATAATCTTAATTATAAGTGGCAAAGGCAGATTCATGAATTGAAAGGATTAGTTGGTGACCAGTTATTAGGAGTCTCACAAGTGATGGAGGATTTATCCCATGAAATTAAACGAGAGGGCCAAACGCTGCACGTTCAAGAGGAACAAATCAAAGAGGCATTAGAAGGACTAGGTCTATCTATTCAAAGTATTGATATTATTAGCTTGGAACTCGGAAATGTAGAGATTGAAGTACAGCATAGCTTCGATGGGGGTTTCGAGGAATGTAGAAAAATTATTGCACCATTACTTAGTGATATATTAGGTGAAAATATTACAGTTCGTAGTGAATCATCACTATCACAACATAATGAGTTAAAGCGCGCAATGTTTGCATCAGCAAAGCAATATGAAGTGGAGATCGGAGTAGCAGGTGTAGCCAAAGGAGGAGATCTATTATCGGGTGATAGCTTTAGCATCGTAGAGTTAGATAGCGGGAAATTTGCGGTGGCAATTAGCGATGGTATGGGTAACGGTGAGCGGGCAAGACAGGAAAGTAGTGCGGCATTATCTATTCTTCAACAACTATTACAATCAGGTATGAACGAACAGTTAGCTGTTAAATCCGTGAATACGATTCTGTTATTACGTTCCCCTGAAGAGATCTATGCAACGGTTGACCTAGCCATTATCGATCTATATTCAGCCAATACGACTTTTCTGAAAATCGGTTCTACTCCAAGTTTTATTAAACGTGGTCATGAAGTTATTCCGATATGTGCGAATAACTTACCAGTCGGTATTATTCAAGATATAGATGTAGACTTTATTCATATGCCGTTACTACCAGGAGATGTACTCATTATGATGAGCGATGGTATTTATGATGCACCAGGTTATGCAGTCAATAAAGATTTGTGGATGAAGCGCGTCATAAGTGAATTAAAAAGTAACGATCCTCAGGAAATAGCAGATTCGCTACTAGAGACAGTCGTAAGATTCCATGATGGAGCAATTGTTGATGATATGACGGTTCTTGTAACAAGAGTCGATCGATATGTCCCTGAGTGGGCGACGTTCAAGTGGCCGGGGGTGGCGAAGATAGAAAGAGCGCAAGTAGTAAGCTAG
- the tilS gene encoding tRNA lysidine(34) synthetase TilS → MELVEEVWNVAKTEQLWEPGSTIVVAVSGGPDSMALLHILHSIASRDSLQLVVAHVNHGFRPEESAAEYQLVRQVAEQLALICEYTELDMPLYLEQNTINSQAASRQRRYAFLYEVCERHNAKYIALAHHGDDQAETVLMHILRGTGITGLSGMAIKRPEKNVELIRPLLRMRKDNLILYCQEEHISYLNDSSNEKRDYFRNEVRLDVIPYLQSFNPKLTQSLARLADVAGMEDDWMQQQANQMFVDHVKHQGQSIIINCKALLDAHVALQRRLIKLILSYLSQEATSISFEGIERIRWAAGDAATSTYRIDVGEGIVCVREYDILRFVHINDYSLSQSTKVEPLIIEKQQLPCVVQYGNWFISCKLYEGDAQLRNPASRYEAVFDYEAISFPLTIRSREIGDRMNVIGLNGSKKVQDMFVDAKIAVSERDTYPILQQHSGQIIWLPGVRRSSYGLVNEKTKAYIVITCDRGNHLLA, encoded by the coding sequence ATGGAACTGGTAGAAGAAGTTTGGAATGTAGCGAAGACAGAGCAATTATGGGAGCCGGGTAGTACAATTGTTGTAGCTGTTTCTGGTGGACCCGATTCGATGGCATTGCTACATATCCTTCATAGTATTGCATCGCGTGACTCACTCCAGTTGGTCGTTGCTCATGTCAATCATGGGTTTCGACCGGAGGAGTCTGCTGCAGAATATCAATTAGTTAGACAGGTTGCCGAGCAATTAGCACTTATTTGTGAATATACAGAACTAGACATGCCGCTTTATTTAGAGCAAAACACGATTAATAGTCAAGCCGCATCTCGCCAAAGAAGATATGCTTTTCTCTATGAAGTATGTGAACGTCATAATGCGAAGTATATTGCGCTTGCTCACCACGGTGATGATCAAGCTGAAACTGTGCTCATGCATATTTTAAGAGGAACCGGAATTACAGGGCTAAGTGGTATGGCAATAAAACGTCCTGAAAAAAACGTGGAACTCATTCGCCCTCTACTTCGTATGAGAAAGGATAACTTGATTCTCTATTGTCAGGAGGAACATATTTCATATCTGAATGACAGTAGTAATGAGAAGAGGGATTACTTCCGCAATGAAGTTCGACTAGATGTTATTCCTTACTTACAATCTTTCAACCCAAAACTTACACAATCGTTAGCACGACTTGCTGATGTAGCGGGAATGGAAGATGATTGGATGCAACAACAAGCCAATCAAATGTTTGTAGATCATGTGAAACATCAGGGCCAAAGCATAATAATTAATTGCAAAGCACTATTAGACGCTCACGTTGCTTTACAAAGAAGATTGATTAAACTAATATTAAGTTATCTTTCTCAAGAAGCAACTAGCATATCGTTCGAGGGCATTGAACGAATACGATGGGCTGCAGGGGATGCAGCAACATCCACGTATCGTATCGATGTTGGTGAAGGGATCGTATGCGTTCGCGAATACGATATATTGCGTTTTGTACATATTAATGATTATTCGCTTTCCCAGTCGACGAAAGTTGAGCCACTCATCATTGAAAAACAACAGCTACCTTGCGTGGTGCAATATGGTAATTGGTTTATCTCATGTAAGCTTTATGAAGGCGATGCACAACTTCGAAACCCAGCTTCTAGATATGAAGCGGTATTTGATTATGAAGCGATTTCATTCCCTCTGACTATTCGTTCACGAGAAATAGGTGACAGAATGAATGTTATAGGGTTAAATGGATCGAAAAAAGTGCAAGATATGTTCGTGGATGCCAAAATCGCTGTTTCTGAGCGCGATACATATCCGATCTTGCAACAACATTCTGGTCAAATCATCTGGCTTCCTGGTGTGCGAAGGTCTAGTTATGGCTTGGTAAATGAGAAGACAAAGGCTTATATTGTTATTACATGCGACAGAGGCAATCATCTTTTGGCTTGA
- a CDS encoding serine/threonine protein kinase — MTTLSKLSLKKGSVLVGKWKGQQYRVESLLGEGANGKVFLVSKDWNWYALKIGANAIDLQSEINALKALAERNLSQNDNYLKDVDDCIMPDGKEYSFYTMRYVKGQDMPTYIERNGQEWFPLLALNLLRRLGQLHQAGWIFGDLKVENIIIAEYGHVELIDYGGATKNGKSVKQFTEMYDRGYWNSGTRCADPAYDLFSFATLCVQLFAPRKLAQATNDLIPQNRSIEQLMSIVKTIPQLAHYKGWLLKAFHGHFRDGEEAAEAWRMLAHRRKIMVKSNKTPRWLKVLITVSFLSLCTVASIALLDLGGLLK; from the coding sequence GTGACAACGCTATCTAAATTGTCCCTGAAAAAGGGAAGTGTTCTTGTTGGTAAGTGGAAAGGTCAGCAATATCGTGTAGAAAGTTTGCTTGGAGAAGGCGCTAATGGTAAAGTATTTTTAGTCTCTAAAGATTGGAATTGGTATGCATTGAAGATTGGGGCCAATGCTATCGATCTACAATCTGAGATAAATGCACTTAAAGCGTTAGCGGAACGTAATTTATCACAAAATGATAATTACTTGAAAGATGTCGATGACTGCATTATGCCCGATGGCAAAGAGTATTCTTTCTACACGATGCGTTATGTAAAGGGACAAGATATGCCCACTTATATCGAGCGAAACGGGCAAGAGTGGTTTCCGTTATTAGCATTGAATTTGTTACGTCGTCTTGGTCAACTTCATCAAGCTGGGTGGATTTTCGGTGATTTGAAAGTAGAAAATATTATTATTGCTGAGTACGGTCATGTTGAGTTAATCGATTACGGCGGTGCAACGAAAAACGGCAAAAGCGTGAAACAATTTACCGAAATGTATGATCGTGGCTATTGGAATAGCGGAACTCGCTGTGCTGACCCAGCTTACGATTTATTTTCATTTGCGACACTATGTGTCCAATTATTTGCTCCTCGTAAATTAGCTCAAGCAACGAATGATTTGATACCGCAAAACCGATCGATTGAACAATTAATGAGTATTGTCAAAACTATTCCGCAACTGGCGCACTATAAAGGCTGGTTGCTGAAGGCGTTTCATGGACATTTTCGAGATGGGGAAGAGGCTGCTGAAGCTTGGAGAATGTTAGCACATCGACGAAAAATAATGGTGAAGTCGAATAAGACGCCGCGTTGGCTGAAAGTCTTAATTACAGTATCGTTTTTATCATTATGTACGGTGGCATCCATAGCATTGTTGGATCTCGGTGGATTATTGAAATAG
- the hpt gene encoding hypoxanthine phosphoribosyltransferase: MLNDIQEVLYSEEQISQKVKELGVQLTKDFEGRNPLVICILKGAFIFMSDLVKEIKTPLEIDFMAVSSYGQSTMSSGVVKIIKDLDVTVEGRDVIIVEDIIDSGLTLSYLIDVLERRSAASVTVATLFDKPARRTVDLQPHYKGYTLPDEFVVGYGLDYAEKYRNLPFIGILKPEVYS; the protein is encoded by the coding sequence TTGTTAAACGACATTCAAGAAGTGCTATATAGTGAGGAACAAATTTCACAAAAGGTGAAAGAGCTTGGCGTGCAATTAACGAAAGATTTCGAAGGCCGCAATCCACTCGTTATTTGTATCTTAAAGGGTGCATTTATTTTCATGTCTGATCTTGTAAAAGAGATCAAAACACCACTAGAAATCGATTTTATGGCTGTTTCAAGTTATGGCCAATCTACAATGTCATCTGGCGTTGTAAAAATTATAAAAGATCTAGATGTTACAGTTGAAGGTCGTGACGTAATCATTGTAGAAGATATTATTGATAGTGGTCTTACATTAAGCTATTTGATCGATGTATTAGAGCGTCGCAGCGCAGCATCAGTTACAGTTGCAACGTTGTTTGACAAACCTGCTCGACGTACAGTAGATCTTCAGCCCCATTATAAGGGATATACATTACCAGACGAGTTCGTTGTCGGTTATGGCTTAGACTATGCTGAAAAGTATCGTAATTTGCCATTCATAGGTATCCTTAAGCCAGAAGTTTATTCTTAG